One Salarias fasciatus chromosome 22, fSalaFa1.1, whole genome shotgun sequence DNA segment encodes these proteins:
- the atat1 gene encoding LOW QUALITY PROTEIN: alpha-tubulin N-acetyltransferase 1 (The sequence of the model RefSeq protein was modified relative to this genomic sequence to represent the inferred CDS: deleted 1 base in 1 codon) — MDFPFDIHILFPDRVSVLDHTLVAGRRSAGRPDLQAHIATVIDELGKASAKAQQLAAPITSASKLQAQRHQVFLLKDAESGGGRGVIVGFLKVGYKKLFLLDRHGVHVEAEPLCVLDFYVAENLQRHGYGLELFQFVLQHKNLQPVQMAYDRPSPKFLSFLEKHFCLTDSVPQVNNFVVFDGFFLSRTAAQLRKVPPKKPDGEIKPYSLMEREAFCREQRALPWPFAPPPSPRRPGSSHCSPSRTAPRATPTSSAGSSRDQSPQSPLIQHCRARRTSSLTRSELGFH, encoded by the exons aTGGACTTCCCCTTCGACATCCACATCCTGTTCCCGGACCGGGTCTCGGTTCTGGATCACACTCTGGTAGCAGGCCGCAGGTCAGCAGGGAG GCCGGACCTGCAGGCCCACATCGCCACTGTCATCGATGAACTTGGGAAAGCCTCAGCAAAG GCGCAGCAGCTGGCCGCCCCCATCACCAGCGCCTCCAAGCTGCAGGCGCAGAGACACCAGGTCTTCCTGCTGAAGGACGCCGAGAGCGGCGG AGGACGGGGGGTGATCGTGGGCTTCCTGAAGGTGGGCTACAAGAAGCTGTTCCTGCTG GACCGGCACGGCGTGCACGTGGAGGCCGAGCCGCTCTGCGTCTTGGACTTCTACGTAGCGGAGAACCTGCAGCGGCACGGCTACGGCCTGGAGCTGTTCCAGTTCGTCCTACAG CATAAGAACCTGCAGCCGGTCCAGATGGCGTACGACCGGCCCTCGCCCAAGTTCCTGTCCTTCCTTGAGAAGCATTTCTGTCTCACGGACAGCGTCCCTCAG gtcaATAACTTCGTGGTGTTTGACGGCTTCTTCCTCAGCAGGACAG CGGCCCAGCTGAGAAAGGTTCCCCCA AAAAAGCCGGACGGAGAGATCAAGCCCTACTCACTGATGGAGAGagaag CGTTCTGCCGGGAGCAGAGGGCCCTCCCCTGGCCCttcgctcctcctccctccccccggCGGCCGGGATCCTCCCACTGCTCCCCCAGCAGGACGGCGCCGCGGGCCACGCCCACCTCCTCAGCCGGCAGCAGCAGGGACCAGAGCCCTCAGTCGCCTCTGATCCAGCACTGCAGAGCAAGACGCACCAG CTCCCTCACTAGATCAGAGCTGGGCTTCCACTGA